The Anopheles merus strain MAF chromosome 2L, AmerM5.1, whole genome shotgun sequence genome has a segment encoding these proteins:
- the LOC121594122 gene encoding uncharacterized protein LOC121594122 isoform X3, which yields MIVSFFPDSVWGCTVKQHQKQKHLLYHKIIYTLISDKYKNRILRKSSFALLYLSYVFIKMLPVTLAIETHTGTKSITSLAVKTRPLPEMVAPPLDDEDDDYFDDYVDEYDIVNNKSAKGMYVGAPCEFTCHAKLHHVYCDPTTNTCSCEKDYVVLIGILKGCAKPKKLGEQCFYHQTCIYNDEHAMCVQIVHNAICQCAPGFHSVSYSKPTKRVFCTQDMATITADLPTLFGVTSGIAVLAGLICMVLHLFSKTKYPRPRHFGDANLAPPILFSSDTGSRRPSLASVHSTSSSVRSYSMRRFEQEIQQKELRQEMKRHLARLQEQQQLQKIKPNIIIGDVISCPMNKPILTTPSPMTPNSVDDILPSVDETQEFSPNLSQRSVSDSTGGCFDGPCSSTELLK from the exons ATGATAGTGAGTTTCTTCCCCGACAGTGTCTGGGGATGTACAGTGAAGCAGCATCAAAAGCAGAAACACCTCCTGTACCATAAGATCATCTACACCCTCATTAGCGATAAGTACAAAAACCGAATCCTGCGCAAGTCATCCTTTGCGCTGCTCTATCTGTCGTACGTGTTTATCAAGATGCTTCCGGTGACGCTCGCGATCGAAACGCATACCGGCACCAAATCGATCACCTCGCTTGCAGTAAAGACACGCCCGCTGCCAGAAATGGTCGCACCACCACTCGACGATGAGGACGACGACTACTTTGATGACTACGTTGATGAGTACGACATAGTAAACAATAAATCGG CGAAGGGAATGTACGTCGGGGCACCGTGCGAGTTTACGTGCCACGCCAAGCTACATCACGTGTACTGTGATCCTACGACTAACACCTGCAGCTGCGAGAAAGATTACGTCGTGCTGATTGGAATACTGAAAGGATGTGCCAAGC CCAAAAAACTTGGGGAACAATGCTTCTACCATCAGACTTGCATCTACAATGACGAGCACGCGATGTGCGTGCAGATCGTCCACAATGCCATCTGTCAATGTGCGCCCGGTTTCCACTCCGTTAGCTATTCGAAGCCAACGAAACGTGTCTTCTGCACACAAG ACATGGCCACCATAACTGCGGATCTTCCGACGCTGTTCGGTGTCACGAGCGGCATTGCCGTGCTGGCGGGGCTCATTTGCATGGTGCTGCATTTatttagcaaaacaaaatatccTCGACCTAGGCATTTCGGCGATGCGAACCTCGCACCGCCCATACTCTTTTCCAGTGATACAG GTTCCCGAAGACCCAGTCTAGCTTCCGTGCATAGCACCAGTTCGTCCGTGCGGAGCTACAGCATGCGTCGGTTTGAGCAGGAGATTCAGCAGAAGGAGTTGCGGCAGGAGATGAAGCGGCACCTGGCACGGCtccaggagcagcagcagttacAGAAGATCAAACccaacatcatcatcggtGATGTGATATCGTGCCCTATGAACAAACCGATACTGACAACCCCCAGTCCGATGACTCCGAACTCGGTCGACGACATACTACCGTCGGTGGACGAGACGCAGGAG TTCTCGCCCAACCTTAGCCAACGATCGGTGAGCGATAGTACGGGCGGATGTTTTGACGGACCGTGTAGCTCTACGGAATTGTTGAAATAG
- the LOC121594122 gene encoding uncharacterized protein LOC121594122 isoform X1 yields the protein MIVSFFPDSVWGCTVKQHQKQKHLLYHKIIYTLISDKYKNRILRKSSFALLYLSYVFIKMLPVTLAIETHTGTKSITSLAVKTRPLPEMVAPPLDDEDDDYFDDYVDEYDIVNNKSAKGMYVGAPCEFTCHAKLHHVYCDPTTNTCSCEKDYVVLIGILKGCAKPKKLGEQCFYHQTCIYNDEHAMCVQIVHNAICQCAPGFHSVSYSKPTKRVFCTQDMATITADLPTLFGVTSGIAVLAGLICMVLHLFSKTKYPRPRHFGDANLAPPILFSSDTGIPLTIQSARPSSRSSQRSSGSIGSYGNRRSSSAPLHGSKGVLVSTSRTGAARSAAILLVSCHISAIRNSKSTSTDSQHPSSYLSDDNMTKYLERQLEHQKQLLYLDIPSLRTHNKLFSKFCKATALIGSNHTNVNVGRDNGPGTGNAAGSSSAGGSNGQYHGPYHYGTSTNDDSSFDGEDGHGTADPFVNHCYSYDLHDSIELGALPTPASEVANVAVPEDPV from the exons ATGATAGTGAGTTTCTTCCCCGACAGTGTCTGGGGATGTACAGTGAAGCAGCATCAAAAGCAGAAACACCTCCTGTACCATAAGATCATCTACACCCTCATTAGCGATAAGTACAAAAACCGAATCCTGCGCAAGTCATCCTTTGCGCTGCTCTATCTGTCGTACGTGTTTATCAAGATGCTTCCGGTGACGCTCGCGATCGAAACGCATACCGGCACCAAATCGATCACCTCGCTTGCAGTAAAGACACGCCCGCTGCCAGAAATGGTCGCACCACCACTCGACGATGAGGACGACGACTACTTTGATGACTACGTTGATGAGTACGACATAGTAAACAATAAATCGG CGAAGGGAATGTACGTCGGGGCACCGTGCGAGTTTACGTGCCACGCCAAGCTACATCACGTGTACTGTGATCCTACGACTAACACCTGCAGCTGCGAGAAAGATTACGTCGTGCTGATTGGAATACTGAAAGGATGTGCCAAGC CCAAAAAACTTGGGGAACAATGCTTCTACCATCAGACTTGCATCTACAATGACGAGCACGCGATGTGCGTGCAGATCGTCCACAATGCCATCTGTCAATGTGCGCCCGGTTTCCACTCCGTTAGCTATTCGAAGCCAACGAAACGTGTCTTCTGCACACAAG ACATGGCCACCATAACTGCGGATCTTCCGACGCTGTTCGGTGTCACGAGCGGCATTGCCGTGCTGGCGGGGCTCATTTGCATGGTGCTGCATTTatttagcaaaacaaaatatccTCGACCTAGGCATTTCGGCGATGCGAACCTCGCACCGCCCATACTCTTTTCCAGTGATACAG GGATACCATTGACAATACAGTCGGCAAGACCGTCATCTCGTTCCAGTCAGCGCTCGAGCGGTTCCATCGGTTCCTATGGCAATCGGCGATCGTCCAGTGCGCCGCTGCACGGCTCCAAAGGGGTCCTGGTGTCGACCTCCCGTACAGGTGCGGCCCGTTCTGCCGCCATATTGCTTGTATCATGTCACATATCTGCAATTAGAAATAGTAAATCCACTAGTACCGATTCCCAGCACCCCAGCAGCTATCTGAGCGACGACAATATGACCAAATATCTCGAGCGCCAGCTGGAGCACCAGAAGCAGCTGCTCTACCTGGACATACCGTCGCTCAGAACGCACAATAAGTTGTTTTCCAAGTTTTGCAAAGCCACTGCGCTGATCGGCAGCAACCACACCAACGTGAACGTCGGCAGGGACAACGGCCCCGGCACCGGGAACGcggccggcagcagcagtgccggCGGCAGCAATGGTCAGTACCACGGACCATACCATTACGGTACCTCCACGAACGACGATTCGAGCTTCGACGGCGAGGACGGACACGGCACGGCCGACCCGTTTGTCAATCACTGCTACAGTTACGATCTGCACGACAGCATCGAGCTGGGCGCGTTGCCGACACCGGCGAGCGAGGTGGCAAACGTTGCG GTTCCCGAAGACCCAGTCTAG
- the LOC121594122 gene encoding uncharacterized protein LOC121594122 isoform X2 — MIVSFFPDSVWGCTVKQHQKQKHLLYHKIIYTLISDKYKNRILRKSSFALLYLSYVFIKMLPVTLAIETHTGTKSITSLAVKTRPLPEMVAPPLDDEDDDYFDDYVDEYDIVNNKSAKGMYVGAPCEFTCHAKLHHVYCDPTTNTCSCEKDYVVLIGILKGCAKPKKLGEQCFYHQTCIYNDEHAMCVQIVHNAICQCAPGFHSVSYSKPTKRVFCTQDMATITADLPTLFGVTSGIAVLAGLICMVLHLFSKTKYPRPRHFGDANLAPPILFSSDTGIPLTIQSARPSSRSSQRSSGSIGSYGNRRSSSAPLHGSKGVLVSTSRTGSRRPSLASVHSTSSSVRSYSMRRFEQEIQQKELRQEMKRHLARLQEQQQLQKIKPNIIIGDVISCPMNKPILTTPSPMTPNSVDDILPSVDETQEFSPNLSQRSVSDSTGGCFDGPCSSTELLK, encoded by the exons ATGATAGTGAGTTTCTTCCCCGACAGTGTCTGGGGATGTACAGTGAAGCAGCATCAAAAGCAGAAACACCTCCTGTACCATAAGATCATCTACACCCTCATTAGCGATAAGTACAAAAACCGAATCCTGCGCAAGTCATCCTTTGCGCTGCTCTATCTGTCGTACGTGTTTATCAAGATGCTTCCGGTGACGCTCGCGATCGAAACGCATACCGGCACCAAATCGATCACCTCGCTTGCAGTAAAGACACGCCCGCTGCCAGAAATGGTCGCACCACCACTCGACGATGAGGACGACGACTACTTTGATGACTACGTTGATGAGTACGACATAGTAAACAATAAATCGG CGAAGGGAATGTACGTCGGGGCACCGTGCGAGTTTACGTGCCACGCCAAGCTACATCACGTGTACTGTGATCCTACGACTAACACCTGCAGCTGCGAGAAAGATTACGTCGTGCTGATTGGAATACTGAAAGGATGTGCCAAGC CCAAAAAACTTGGGGAACAATGCTTCTACCATCAGACTTGCATCTACAATGACGAGCACGCGATGTGCGTGCAGATCGTCCACAATGCCATCTGTCAATGTGCGCCCGGTTTCCACTCCGTTAGCTATTCGAAGCCAACGAAACGTGTCTTCTGCACACAAG ACATGGCCACCATAACTGCGGATCTTCCGACGCTGTTCGGTGTCACGAGCGGCATTGCCGTGCTGGCGGGGCTCATTTGCATGGTGCTGCATTTatttagcaaaacaaaatatccTCGACCTAGGCATTTCGGCGATGCGAACCTCGCACCGCCCATACTCTTTTCCAGTGATACAG GGATACCATTGACAATACAGTCGGCAAGACCGTCATCTCGTTCCAGTCAGCGCTCGAGCGGTTCCATCGGTTCCTATGGCAATCGGCGATCGTCCAGTGCGCCGCTGCACGGCTCCAAAGGGGTCCTGGTGTCGACCTCCCGTACAG GTTCCCGAAGACCCAGTCTAGCTTCCGTGCATAGCACCAGTTCGTCCGTGCGGAGCTACAGCATGCGTCGGTTTGAGCAGGAGATTCAGCAGAAGGAGTTGCGGCAGGAGATGAAGCGGCACCTGGCACGGCtccaggagcagcagcagttacAGAAGATCAAACccaacatcatcatcggtGATGTGATATCGTGCCCTATGAACAAACCGATACTGACAACCCCCAGTCCGATGACTCCGAACTCGGTCGACGACATACTACCGTCGGTGGACGAGACGCAGGAG TTCTCGCCCAACCTTAGCCAACGATCGGTGAGCGATAGTACGGGCGGATGTTTTGACGGACCGTGTAGCTCTACGGAATTGTTGAAATAG